Below is a window of Apodemus sylvaticus chromosome 5, mApoSyl1.1, whole genome shotgun sequence DNA.
GTGTGCATCAAATATGTCCGCCACTTCTTTCATAGAGCTACACAATTAAAAACTGTACAAGGAACTGGGTGGGTGGggacacataaaatcaaaataatattgtGCTCATTCAGTAAAAGAAACCCTGATGAAAGATTACTTGCCAAGAAGCTTAGACTATTAAGATCTTTATTGCATTTTTAGATAACCTGGAAGTTCTTATCCTGAAGGGgaaaaagttgttttaaaaacTACCTGAACAGATGCTAAAGTGCTTTATCAATCAGCTTCACACAGATTTCCTGGGATGACAAGAAATTATAAAGGGATACCAACAATTTCATAAGATGGTATATCCCCAAATCATCTATGACTACAGTCATAAGAGATAATGATATACTTGTCCTTATTAAGTGGACAATTATATATCAAGAACTGATCATCACAACCCTTTAGATAGTCAAGTTACAAGCACAAAGCTGAAATATGGTATGACAGACCTTCACAAGAGAACAGTCTGTTTCTTCTCATACTTTAAATAATCTGCTTCAGATTATAGTTTACAAAGACAAGGGTTCTGATTGTTCAGCCTTTAAAATTGCAGTTAAAAACTGAATACTTTGTAAAAGTTAAGGTCAAGGGTTACAGTGAGAGGATGCTTGCTACTGAAAAGCACATGTGTTACTCGAGGACACTCACGACAGAGTGTGGACTGGACTGAGCACATTCGACTCAACTGGTATCAAACCAGCACATCAACGCTACaagtattaaatgtttttttctaatactatagaaataaaaacattaatatgGCAGTCATGTTCTTTAGGCACAatttagtgattttttaaaaaaatattgaatattaatTGAAATTTTTAACTCAACCAAAGGGtcaaaaactcaacaaagaaaacgaaaaagaaaaaaaaaagaaagaaaaagtaagaaagaaaaagtaactttCAGCTAACAATGTAAGTTTAAAATTTCTAACACTTAACCTATCTTggttttaagattattttattaaaaaatacaagaTTTCTGAAAAAAGATCAGTACAATTATCTTAATGTACAAATTCATAGCTGTATCAgtttttaactaaaatttaaaaacacaacaaGGAGGGCAGCCCTTTAGACCAATTTATTTTATACCCTTTTAAAACATCAAATTATCATCCAACAAAGGACAGTGAGGTTTACAGCCAGGACCAAGGTACACGACTCAGGCATATGCAGTCCATCCTGCCCACTGGACAACTTTGCTGCTGAAATTTCTTAAACCctaccaaacaaaaacagaaggctGGCTGATACAAATGAGGAGGATTTCCATGTAATTGtcaattggctttttaaaaaaagaaatgcttcctGTCTCCCCAGAACAGCAAAAAAGCAAGAGCTACATGCAGCAATGTGAGTATTAAGACATTTCTCAAGTCTTCTCAAACGAGTCCAAGGTGGGGATAGGATGAGTGACAAAATTGATAGAAAAACACTGCTATTGACACCATAACAAACAATAAatttagataatttaaaattaaaaaaaaaaaaaaggcaagaggcAGCATTTCAGCAGCAAAGTGCTCAATAAAAAGTATATTGTAGAGGGTACAAGAAAGTCAGGGTGAAAGAGGGCATCGCGGGTGGGCGGGTGGGCCAGGGCAGGGCAAAGGCCTCAGAGGAAGTACGGCGTCGTGGTTCTGGGGGGAATAACACGTTCTGAATCTGGAACTGCTCGGAATAACTTTGGTTCTCTCGTATTGACATCTTTGAAGACCATGATGGAAGCAATGTTTCCACAGCGATAGCAGTAGTTAGGAGCAGACCACACTGTGACCAGCTTCTCGTCAAACATAAACTTATAACCTTCGTGCACAAGCTGATGAGCTCGGCAGATGAGCTTTAAGTTGTTGATATGAACAAACTGAAATTTAGAAAAGCTTTGTAAGTATTTCATCTAAGTGGTTAATAACCATTCCCAGTAGCAAGTACCACACATAAAGTTATCATGATTCTAGACCACATTCTATAATCATCCCCAAAGTTTCCAGTCAGTTTGGCCCAAGTCTATTTTGAAGTACAAGGTGCACAATTCCACGTTTCTGAGGCCAGTGCAGTAATTACCACCGGTACtctcagctacttgggaggctgggtAGGAGGATCACTTGTGCCCACAAATTTGAAACCTACCTCTGCAACACAGAGACAGCACATCTTTAAAACAGTAATAGTAAcagtgtagtagtagtagtagtaatagtagtagtgatgataataataataataataatgatttagATGAGAAGGTTGGTAGACAGGTAAGTAAGAACCTATCACCAAGCCTGATAACAAGAATTCGATCCCAGAACCACAGggtaggagaaaactgactcccacaagttgtcctatAACTTTTTCACATCCCTctaaaaagtatgtgtgtgtgtgtgcgtgagcatgtatacacacacacacacacacacaccatgttcaCACAAAAACATGTTCACacatagaaataaacaaacaagcaaacaagcaaacaaacaaacaccacagAAAACGCTAGAACTGAGAGTTTAAGACCAGCTCCCACAACCTAGTTAAGAACTGTATCAGCCGGGCAGTTGtgacacacacctgcaatcccagtactctgggaagcagaggcaggcagatttctgagttcgaggccagcttagtctacagagtgagttccaggacatccagggctacacaggtaaaaaaagaaatttctagggaaaataattacataattacTATCAATTAAAAAGCAAAGGTTTTCTACTTAATAGCTTCataataattctactttcaatattATTATATAAGGGTTTACTGCATGCCACAAAGAAATTATCCTTCTTTACAACCTAAAGGAGGAAAAGGTCCAGACTGAGTAAAACCTTTCCGTAATTGAGGGCACCCCAACGGTCCCGGCGCCTGGATCTCTGGCTCCGTTATGTTGGAACTATCTGGACAGAGCCTCGTCCCCGTGCCTGCAAATGCTATTCGCTCACACACTTGTGCTTGGCTCTTTGGACGTATGCATCgctttgtatgtgtatatgacaaCTAGGCTCATAATTTGATAAAGCTGTAGTcataaaataaaagctttttgtttgttttgagacagggtctgtgtaactctggttgtctgaactcactatgtagaccaggctggcctagtcTACACAGATGTCAGAATTTCTGTGTATAGCTTATTTGTAACTTATTTACCCTAAAGTTTTAGCAAAcagtttctgaattttaaaactGTTGCTGTATTCATGTACCCAGCACTGTAGATGATCAGAAATCAAAGATTGTAATCATAGTATGTTTTGTAAATTTTAAACaagaaattatattatataattactaTCTAATTGTTCATCCTAATGGTTCTTGTTTTCACCTAGTCATTCAGTACAGAACTCAGAACAATATTGGATTCTcatgtgtgttattttaaaatttgaaatcagACTAGAGAGATGTTTTAGTGGTTAACAGCAATGGCTCCTTTCCCAGAAGACAGGGGTTTGAGTCCAGCTACTACACAGCAGCTCAAAACCACTTGCAACCCCAGTCCTAGGACCTAACACTCTCTTCTGAGCCCTCAAGCATTTCATGCACATGCTGCACAGACAGAGATACAGGCAAAACAatctacacacataaataaaaaaataaagattatgccatgcatagtggtgcacacctttactgaaggtggggtggggtgggggggagaggcaggcagatttctatgagttagaggccagcctggtctacatagtgagttcagacaaccagagttacacagaccctgtctcaaaacaaacaaacaaacaaacaaacaaacaaacaaacagcttaaaaattgtttttaaaaaaaataagtaaaataaaatttgaactcAACCGGGATTAGACTGTCAGAATATATGTATGTTTCAGGGTATATGACCTGCCattaagacaaaaaaacaaaaaagttgctATCTTGTTTTGGTGATCCTGTTATTTaactattattttaataatatcagCAGATAATGCTGGAATAGGTACTTTCACTAATAATCTCATTGAACTATTCAGGAAGCATAAATCAATTAACTACAGTAGAAATCGGATACCCAATAACAaccataattttaataaattaggCTATGAGTTTAATAGATGAGCTCACCATTATTCTTTTACTAATCAAAGAATTATTTTCCAAAATTCTTATCTTTACCTCATTTGTGACTTTTGCTCCAAATAGCCAACCTGCTCCTCTGGGACTGATTGCCCAAGTATCCACATCTTCAGGATCTGACCACACCAGGTCACAAAATGCTCCTTTGTGAGGAATTTCCTGATTTCGTTCAATAGTTCGAATTTGATCCAGTGTTTTGATATCAGGAGATAAACCGCCATGAACACACAAAATCTGCTCATCTAttaactagaaaaaaaagaataacaaaggATAATTATAAACTCAAATTTAGTCATGTATAATTCAACAATAAATACTAAAACTAAGTAAATGGTCACGACTGCTAAAAAAGTGTAATGTTACTGGCAAGAAAGTATCTGAAGCTCTAAGAGATTCATATAAACTTACAGCTGCTACTGTGAGCATGTCAAAAACTTTGGTACAGTATCTCCAGGCATTAGCATTTCCATATTTGGTTTGGCACTCATCTGTGAAGAAAACAAATGTTCTCATTAATGAAAGCTATTATCTAAGAATACACATATCCTAATGAAGACTGCCTGGGATATAGCTCAGAGGCAGGTGCTTTCCTTGCACGTTAAACCCCAGTTCAATCTAGagtacacgtacacatacatataaacaataagactgagcaggagagatggctcatctgctaagagcacttgatgctcttgcagaagaccttgGTTCAGTTCTCAGTAGCCACATGGCTCAAAGCTATCCCTAGTTCCAGTGACTGGATGTTGtactctcttttggcctctgcaggcacagggcacaaatgtggtacacacacaacatttaggcaaaacactcatgcacataaaataaaagataaataaatctttaaacactATGTTCTCTAAAGAAATTATAATCTTTTTCATTCCAGGAATGACCCTAAAATAAAGTTGGAAATATTAACCAAAATGCTATCAAGAGGAAGCAAATTATTGATTTCACATAACTCAAACCAATGCTTTGGTCAGTTATATTAACACCAAATAACTCTATAAAACAGTGCATTCCTTTAATATGAATGCCTTATTCTAGGAGGATAATCAAGTCAAATAAGCTTGAGAACTCTTAATTATAGGAGCATAAGTAATTCCTATCCAACCTTCCTCAGGGCAAAGTTGTCTCTTGAGATAACTTCTGAAAACTGCAACTAAATTCTACATCTAGTCAAGTTCTAACAGGCAGAACTGATTAGACTCAGAAAGGGTCAGATGGCTTACTAGTTAAAGGCATTTGCCCCCAAGCCTGATGGTCTGACTTTGAACCCCAAAATCCACACGGTAGAGACAAATAACCAAGAAGTCcttcaggttgtcctctgaccactgacatacacacatatatgcacacacattctcaAGAGATCCACTCTGTTTCCTGAGTCCCGAGAGTAAAGGCATGAGTTACCACAGCCCAGGTTCATACATTCTCATAGACATTTATAGGAAAAcgtgagcatgtacacacacacacataaatgtaattaAACAAATTCAAGCCTCCAGTATATGTTTTCAGTATGAATTAAGCAACCAATATAATTAATAGCTATTTATGGCCTTAAAGCACTGTAAATCCCATGGTAATTAAAATTATCTTTCCCCTGAGTAACTACTTACCTTGTTGTTAGATAAAACTACTAGCTGAACACacttctgagaaagaaaaaattcaacaCCAAATTTGGTACTGTTAGAATTCCTTTCAGCCAAAACATACTGACTGAAAGATCTTATTCCCTCTGCCTTTTTACTCCTTTGCCCTACACTGAAGACTGCAGTGGTGTAAttacacacataaaacatttctctatcgttttttttttttcttatacacaTATTTTTGAGTATCTGTAATCTAAgtctaaaatttaaaatgctgccaaaaaaaaaaaaaaaagctaaatctTTTAAGGATCACAGTAACATGCACAGCAAATTTTATAAATGACCTCAATTACAATGGAATCACACTAAAAATAAGTATTGGGAGGCTGAAAATAAACTGGGAGGTTGTGGAGTGAGGGCTCAGAAGCTAAGGCCATTCaatgctcttgcaaaggacctgtatTCAGTTTACAGCATATACctcatgcacagacatacactcaagcaaacactcagacacataaaataaaaatgcacataatttctttttggtttgtgtttttttgagaaaaggttttactgtgtaacagagccctggctatcctggaactccctttgtagacagACCattctggtctcaaactcacagacatctgcttgtctctgcctcccaaggggattaaaggtatgtgccatcatGTCCGGCAAAAATGAACAAATCTTAAATAAAGtacagatgtggtggtgcatgtcttcaattcctgtacttgggaggcacaggcaggtagatctgatGGAGGTCTGCACAGGAAATTCTAAGCCATCCAGGGATGTAATGGTGAGCATATTAAAatacacacttctctctctctctctctctctctctctctctctctctctctctctctctctctctctcttacatatttttaaataaagattaggATACAACCAAACTGACAACCTAGTTTAACCCCCAGAACTCATATCTTGAAGAACCAACTACTATAAAGTATTTAAACTatgtctgacctccacacatggccATGGTGCAAACACATTAGCactagtatacacacacacagatgttctaaatgtttattttcacattcctttaaaacaaataagcagGATGTTGTGGCCAACACCTTTAAAATCAGTGCTCAAGAcataaaggcagacagatctgagttcaaggccagcttgataaaatagttccaggacagccagagctaggtAGAGAGATCctgactaaacaaaataaaaaaaccaaacaaacctacaaacaaacaaataaaggatatatatctataatcccagaatcTGGGAgattaaggcaggaggattaccataaTTTTAAGGCCATTATGGACCTGACTTTttgaccagcctgggctacagaatgagaccctgtccatAAATgggtaagtaagtaagtaaataaataagtgttcaGTAATTTAGGAGAATTACTGAATGTTTGAGGCTAACTTGAGACATACAGTGAATTCtaagctagcctgatctacagaataagATTCTTgtcaactaaacaaacaaacgttTCATATGtcttatctgaaatatttcttcCCATGTGAGTACTCAGGCATTTAAGAGACTAAGGCTGGCAGTAAGACTCCccgagagttcaaggccagcctggccaagCAGAAAGATCTATGTAgcaaaatcctatctcaaaactccagaaacaaagaagaaaaaaaaacaaacagggttGTGTTTCATAGCATTTCAGATTTCAGTTTGAGCTTGAGTTGTAGCTTAGTGACAAAGTGTTGGTTTTGTATGCCCTGGGCATGTGCCCTACATGAAACAAAAGTATCGAAAATCTGAAACTTTCAAGTGCTAGATCCACAATCTGAAACTTTTGAGTGTCACAGTGGTGCTCAAAGTTTCAGACTTTACAGATGATGACCTGGGGTTGTGAATTTTCAGATTAGAGATACTCAATCTGTATACAAAATTACTTTTTgactacatattatatatattatataaaaattatattttatggactggagagatggctcagcagttgagcactgactgctcttgcagaggtcctgagttcaattcccagcaaccacatggttgctcacaaccatctgtaataggatctgatgccctcttctggtgtgtctgaacacagcgacagtgtactcattaaagaaaataaataaatcttaaaaaattgtattttatatattatataatgaaattatatattatatatatataacataactGTTAAGATTTGTGTCTTATCCTAAAGAAATCTCATGTTTTCCAAACATTTCAAAATCTTAGCATTTAGGAGACTACCACAGAAAGGCATGTCATCAAGGCCCCCCAGGAAGACAGTAACTTCTAGGCCACTTTGGGCCTCTATGGTTCTCTATGGAGATAgcctgtcaaaaacaaacaaaaccactaaaAGATTAAGGAAGTAAGAAAGCCAGCTAAGAACACAGCATAGCATTAAGGAAGGACTGGGGATCCAGCTCAGTTGTAGAGTACCGGCCCTAGATTACATAGGTTCTGGATTCAATTGCCCACACTGACCAAAAGAAGAGGCGAGGAGAAGGGGTGCAGATGGGGCCACGTGCAGATAAACCCCAGGTTTAATGTGCACAGTACCCACCTTCAGTACTCTGTACAGTCCTGTGGTGAATTTGATTACAATGTTTGAAGTGAGATCTAGCAatctacatttattatttttttttaaattggtgttggaaagatagctcagcagttaagaatgagCCGTAGACTGGagtcaattcccagtacccatcaGGCAACTCATAACTGGAACTCCGGAGGAACCAATGCCTCTGGACTCTAAGAACACCTGAACACATTCAtgtacatacacctacacacatgcacacacaaatctaaacataattaaagatcatacaataattttttaaaaatgttgtttattCATTCTCTGTGTGTCCTGGAAGTTATGTTGTAgaatgcacatgtggaggtcagagaatgacCTTCTCTCAGTCCACCATGTGGGTAGGCCCTGGCAATCAAACCAGGGTTACTAGGCTTAGCAGTGAGTGCCTACCCACTGGGTCACCTCACAGGCCCACCACATGCATGTTTGACAAGCAATCAGTGATGACAAAGAGGGAAACTTAGTATTACATTCCttttttacattaatttaaaaagatgtataCCAAAGCCTTAGTTACAGTATTCAGCCTTTCACAATATGGCAAGATTTTCAGTTGATTGGGGAAATGTGGAGtagagcaaaaacaaaacaaaacaaaacaagtcaaaTCAAAATACATATATGAGTTATACaactcccccatcccccaaaagCAAAATACCACTCAGAATCAGAGAAAAGAAGGTCTTACCATAAAATCCATACACCTGTGTTATCTGTCTACTCTCATGATTTCCTCTTAAAAGTGTAATACGGTCAGGCCACTTAGCCTTTAGTGCAAGAAGATAAGTGAAGGTCTCCAAACTATAGTAACCTCTGTCTACAAAATCACCCTGTAAAGTAAAAGTTTATAGTTACAAACTGTACAATAGCCCAGCAGCccaaaagaacaacaatacctgcacattgctttaaaaaacaatttcgtaagatattatttaaaaacaGGAGTTATTTCTCTACAAGCTTGAGGAGCTCTGATCCCTAACATGGATGTAAAGATGgctgcacatgcctgtaacccaagCACTGGGCACGGAGAAGGTGGGTAAAGCCTAGGAGCCGCCAGCTGGCTAGCCTGCTGGAATCCAGGGTTTCTGCCTCAGAAAcagattctgttttctttctttctttctttttttggttttttttgttttttggagttggttttttcgagacagggtttctctgtatagccctgactatcctggaactcactctgtagaccaggctggcctcgaactcagaaatccacctgcctctgcctcccagagtgctgggattacaggcgtgcgccgccgccaccaccaccaggcaagATTCTGTTTTCAAGACAATAAATCAGAAAGTAagcctggtctacttagagagcttcaggtcagccaggacaacacagTAAGACCcccttacaaaacaaacaaacaaacaaacaaacaaacaacaacagaaaaaacccctacatatataaaatactatTTACACTGCCAGCTAATGTCTGACTTAGACCAATAATATACCAATATtcaaaaatagctttaaaaaaatcataatagaGTTTGAGAggcagctcagtagttaagatcaatgactgctttcccagaggaccccagttctaTTGCCAGCATCCACATAATAGCTaacaacatctgtaactccagtgccaggggatctgacattttcttctggcctccatgagcaccaagcatgcatgtggtaacagacatacatacaggcagaacacccataaacataaaaaaaattttttttaaaaacttaaaatattaaaaataattaggaGAATTTTGTAAAGGCACTTGTTCTTGCAAAAGGcatgggtttaattcccagcacccacatgtggtTCACAACCATGTGCACTTCAAGTTCCAGAGGATCCCATGCTCTCTGTTGACCTCTTCAGGCATAAGCTACACATGTGGTGCAGacacacatgtaagcaaaacactcatatacatttttttattaatgggctggaaagatagcttagTGGATAAAGCGTAGGTATGAGGCCATACTAAAACTCAATCCACAGAATCTACATAGAACAGCAGGCATGGTGCCACGTTCTGATAATCTAGTACTGGGGACACAGGCAGAAAGAACTTGGGACTTGCTGTGAGTCAGCTACGCCTACTTAGGGAGTTCCAGGAAGTGAGACCTTCTCTCAAGAGCAGGCGATGGCACCTAATGATGGCACCTAACAATGTCTACGGCTGTCAATGGCCtccatgcgtgcacacacaaagacactaagactcagaaaaaaaaaaattcaacattatattcaaaaaggaaagttaaaaaaatcCACCATAATAGCAAGTTTGTATTAGAAAAAGTATGATAGAACAAACTATCCTTGCATGTATTCATCCATTTACAGACTAGAATAGGGGCTCCATGTGGTCTTCCTGCCACACTGCTGTGACAACCAGTCCTATTTATACAGTGGTTTACAAATAGAACAACTACATGCAACTGGAAGATATgacaatatatagaaaagtacaCTCACCTTTTCATACATTTAAATAGCAATTATTATAGAATTTTCATGTAATAAGTTAggtccttttattttaaataagcacTTGGTATTAGTAGTGTTTACATACCATAAATATGTAGTTTGTGTCAGGAACCTGACCTCCAGTTCTGAACAGTTCACAAAGATCATAAAACTGTAAAAGAAAAGCAATGTACGCTAATTACAAATTCTTATGCAAGAGTAAGATAAATTTGGATTAAGATATGTAAAGAGACAGTTTAATAGACTTCAAATATTTCcatttgaaagaagaaataaattatattcaaaaCTGCAAAGAATCTAATTCCTAAACCTAAAAACCACTTAGAAGTCTTCAAAAATTTTAGTTCATGAATGGAAAAACAAATTGGTAGAGACTTGAGAggtagctcagaggttaaaagcactggctacttttccagagaacccaggtaaGCCTTGAATTTTGCaattctgcctctgcttcaccaAGGGGAGCAGTGTTTGTTAGCATTCTCATATAATAGTGCATACTCTACTTTtaacactattttattttattctacttttaatccagcaagaaaaataaagattagTTTACCATATGAAATCTAAAATCATATTAGAATGAATGTAACACCATACAACAGTGTGGCCAACCTACTGCCACCTGCTCTGAATAAATGACACAATGGTCATTAGGAATATGAAATGATACTTCTTTATATGCCACTGAAATATCTGCTAACATCACCAATTATTAGAAAAGTCTTTAAGAAGTATCAGAAACTTTCAGGCACTGTAGGACActtctttaatccctgcacttgagaggcaaaagTGGGTGGAGTTTTAAGCCAGGCTGGTTtacatacatagtgagttcaaggccagctggagcTATATAATAAGACCTCATATTAAGAAAATGAGTTAGGTCTACAGAGTtcgttccagaacagccagggctatacagagaaaccttgtctcaaaaccctACC
It encodes the following:
- the Ppp6c gene encoding serine/threonine-protein phosphatase 6 catalytic subunit isoform X1, coding for MAPLDLDKYVEIARQCKYLPENDLKRLCDYVCDLLLEESNVQPVSTPVTVCGDIHGQFYDLCELFRTGGQVPDTNYIFMGDFVDRGYYSLETFTYLLALKAKWPDRITLLRGNHESRQITQVYGFYDECQTKYGNANAWRYCTKVFDMLTVAALIDEQILCVHGGLSPDIKTLDQIRTIERNQEIPHKGAFCDLVWSDPEDVDTWAISPRGAGWLFGAKVTNEFVHINNLKLICRAHQLVHEGYKFMFDEKLVTVWSAPNYCYRCGNIASIMVFKDVNTREPKLFRAVPDSERVIPPRTTTPYFL
- the Ppp6c gene encoding serine/threonine-protein phosphatase 6 catalytic subunit isoform X2, which codes for MGDFVDRGYYSLETFTYLLALKAKWPDRITLLRGNHESRQITQVYGFYDECQTKYGNANAWRYCTKVFDMLTVAALIDEQILCVHGGLSPDIKTLDQIRTIERNQEIPHKGAFCDLVWSDPEDVDTWAISPRGAGWLFGAKVTNEFVHINNLKLICRAHQLVHEGYKFMFDEKLVTVWSAPNYCYRCGNIASIMVFKDVNTREPKLFRAVPDSERVIPPRTTTPYFL